TATCCCCGCACAAAAAACTGCAGATTACAGCCCGGAAAGCAGACGGTAACGAGGTGACGTTTCAGACCATTGCCCGCCTTGATACGGATATTGATGTCGAGTACATGATACACGGCGGCATTTTGCCGTACGTTTTAAGAAAATTAATAAAAGAGGCCTGATAAGGAGAACTTTATAATGGATATCACCATACTGATTGGTGGAGCGGCCGGCCAAGGCATCCAGACCATCGGTGCTCTCCTGGCGGCTGCCTGTCGCAAGGCCGGATATTTTGCCATGGCCGTCAATGATTTTGAATCCCGGGTTCGAGGGGGACACAGCTTCTTCCAGATTCGAATCAGTGACGCCCCGGTCTATTCCCCCCAGGACGCCGTGGAGCTGTTGATCGCCCTGGATAAAAACACCTGGCAGGTCCACCAGCAATCCCTTGGGGAGAAAAGTGTTGTGCTGGCTGATGAGGATTTTTCAACCACCGGCCAGGTTGTGCCCGTGGCATTTGAGCAACTTGCCAAGGAGAGTGGATGCCCCTTGTTTGTCAACACTGTGGCTGCTGCTGCCGGCCTTCGGGTACTGGGTGCAGGCCTGGATACGATCCAATCTACAATTAAAGATCATTTCAGCACACTTAAACAGGCGTTGCTGAAAAAAAATCTGGATGCGGCCCAAAAGGGCTTTGAAAAAGTAGCGGATGTCTCCTTTGAAAAACAGCCCCTGGCAGATCCGTCCGTTCCCAAAGGCAATCTTATTTCCTGTGCCAAGGCCATTGCGCTGGGGGCGGTTTCAGCTGACTGCCGGGTGGGGGCATTTTATCCCATGAGTCCTGCCACAGGCATCATGCTGCATTTGACGGAATTGAGCAAGCGGTTGGATCTGGTGGTAGAGCAGGCCGAAGATGAAATTGCAGCGGCCAACATCGTGATTGGTGCCTCTTTTGCCGGGGCCAGGGCCATGACGGCAACCTCCGGGGGCGGGTTCTGTCTGATGACCGAAACCTTGGGGCTTGCCGGTATGACCGAAACGCCCATGGTGATTGTCAACGCCATGCGCCCCGGGCCATCCACGGGGCTTCCCACACGAACCGCCCAGGGCGATCTGCGGTTTGCCATCCACGCGTCCCATGATGATTTTCCAAGATTTGTATTTGCGCCGGGAACACCGGAACAGGCGTTTGGACAGACCCGCAAGGCGTTTCATTTATCCGAAAAATACCAGGTGCCTGCCATTATTCTGGTTGATCAGTACTTGATGGATGCGCTGTTTCTGATGGAAAAACCTTTTTCAATTGATAAGCATATGGAGCGTTTCATCGTTACGGATGACGATATGCCGGATCCAAAAAAATACGAACGATTTGCCTTCACCGATTCCGGCGTATCCCCCCGGGCGCTGCCCTGTAAAGGAGACGCCCTTGTAAAAGTGTCCAGCGATGAACACCGGCCGGACGGGCATATTACCGAAGATATTGCCATTCGAAATGCCATGATGGAAAAACGCCATGCCAAACTGCCAGCCATGATCGAAGAGTTGGACGCGCCGGAAGCTGTTTTTCCGGATGCACACACCGTTCTAATCGGATGGGGGTCCAGTGCCGGTGCCATAAAAGAGGCTATAGAACGTATGCGCGACAAGGGGGTGGATGTCGGCTGTCTGCTTTTCTCCCAGATATGGCCGTTCCCTGCAGGTGCTGTCGAAAAGGTACTGAACAATGATCCAGACAGGGAATATATCTGTGTTGAAATGAATGCCGGTGCTCAGTTTGCAGGGATTTTAAAGGAATACATGAATATCGATTTTTCAGGATATGTACTTAAGTATGACGGCAGGCCGTTTACAGCCGGCTTTATAGTAGATGCACTCAAAGAAAAGGAGCTTGCCTGAGATGTCAGATAAAGGACTTTATGAATCTGCGTACAAAAACCAGTGGTGCCCGGGATGCGGTAATTTCGGCATTCTTGAAGCCATGAAAGATGCCTTAACCAAACTCAATATTCCGCCGGAAAAGCTGCTCATCGTTTCCGGCATTGGCCAGGCCGCCAAAACACCTCATTTTTTAAAATGCAATTTTCTGCACGGCATCCATGGCCGGGCACTTTCCCTGGCGCTGGGAGCAAAGATCGCCAATCAGGATTTGAACATTCTGGTCAACTCAGGGGACGGAGACTGTTATGGTGAAGGCGGGAACCATTTTATTCATGCGGTACGCCGGAATGCAGATATGACGCTTTTAGTGCATGACAACCGGATTTACGGGCTGACCAAGGGCCAGGCTTCTCCGACATCGGCCCGGGGTATGACCACACCCACGCAGCCTGACGGCGTGATATCAGAACCGCTAAATGGTCCGGCGCTGGCCCTGACTATGGGAGCCGGGTTTGTGGCCCGGGGGTTTTCAGGAAATGTAAAGCATTTAAGCGACCTGATTCAAGCGGCAATCGAATACAAGGGATTCAGCGTAATCGATATTTTTCAGCCCTGCGTCACTTTTAACCGGATCAATACCGCCCAATGGTATAAAGATCGAATCTATGAACTGGACGAGACCAAGAATCGGGATGATTTTCACGAGGCCATGAAACTGGCCTTTGAAACAGGAGACCAGATCCCCGTCGGTATTTTGTATGCCAGACAAAAACAAGAGTTTATCTCTCAAATCAAAGTTCTGGAAAAAGGGCCGCTCATTGACAGGCCTTATGATCCGGACAGGTTGGGAAAAGTGGCACAGGAATATGTTTGATTTTAAAAAGAATATAGAAAGGAAAATATGATGGCAAATTTAACCAAAGAAGAGAGAAGAAACAATGTGATCGGCGTATTAAACCAGGCAAGAGCCATGGAACTTCACGCCATCAGCCAGTACATGAATCAGCATTACAATCTTGACGACATGGACTTCGGGGAACTGGCAGGAAAGGTCAAACTCATCGCCATTGACGAGATGAGGCATGCAGAGATGTTTGCCGAACGGATCAAAGAGCTTGGCGGAGAGCCGACATCCGACCTGGCAGATAAAGTCAGCAAAGGCCAGAAGGTAAACAGCATCTTCCCCTTTGATTCGAACCTGGAAGATGACACCATCGATAACTACAACCAATTTCTGGAGGTCTGTCGCCAAAACGGCGACAGTATTACCATGAAAATATTTGAGACTATTATTGATGAAGAGCAGATGCACTTGAATTATTTTGACAACATTGCAGGGCATATTGAAAATTTAGGGGACGCTTACCTGGCAAGAATTGCCGGAACATCATCCGCCACAGGTTTGGGGACCAGCGGATTTGCTGTTTCCGGAGAACAGGCATAACAGATATGAATAACGGGGTGGCTGTATAGCACAGGACACCCCATTTTTTTCGGGGCGGGCGCTGATGAATTTTTGATAAGCAATAATAAATTTATTTGGTATATTTAAACGGGCGTGATATATCAGTGGATGACGGGTGCGGGTTACAGTGTTTCTATAATATCAATAAAATTCAGGGTGTTTCATGGAGTCGAAAGTGAAAAAGATTGTAATTGCTGAAGATAATACTCTGCTGCGTGAAGGGCTATGCCTGATGATCGATTCGGATCCGGATCTTGAAGTGGTGGCTCAGGCCGCAGACGGTTTTTCTGCCATCGAAACAACGCTTTCTCTCAAAGAGCCGCCGGATCTAGTCATGATGGATCTATCCATGCCCAAAATGGACGGGGTATCCGCCATCAAAGAGATCAAACGTCAGAGGCCGGATTCCAGGATCATGGCTTTGACGATTCACGATTCCGATGAATTTATTCTGGAGTGCTTTGATGCCGGGGCATCAGGATACTGCCTGAAGGATTCATCCCAGGATGAGCTGTTAAAAGCCATTCACGTGGTTCTCTCTGGAAAAACCTATATCAGTCCGGGGATTACCGGAACCGTCATGGAAGGATTTCTGGACGGCCGCAGAAAACTGAAAAGTAAAACAGCCTGGGATAGTCTGACCCAAAGGGAACGGGAAGTGCTTAAGCTGGTGGCTGAAGGCTATACCAGCAAAGAGGCGGCTAATTTACTATGTATCAGCCCCAAAACCGTGGAACGTCACCGTTCCAACATTATGAACAAGTTGGATTTACACAATGTCTCCGAGTTGACTTCCCTTGCCATTGAAAAAAATTTGGTCGGAAACTAGCTTTTTTTATTAAACCCTTTCACCTCGAAGTTATTTAAAATCAAATGTCTCTTTTGTCTGTATCTGCAAAATTTCAGGTTGACCTATATCTATATTTCCACCCGGGAATACCGGACCTGTAGCGTGGAAATGGGTAAATCCCCCCATATTAAATCAAAATTATTTATACTAATGTAGATTGATTCGATGAATCCTTTAGTTGATGAAATAATGGTAAATTTTGTCCGAGTTTAAGGCGGATAAAAATTTAACCCAAAGAATTTATTGATATTTCTGGAGTTAAACATTTTGGTTCAAGAAGGTTCGAAGAATCGTTTTGCTCACAATCCGGCAAAAGGCGCTGTTTTTTTTGCCAGAATGATGTAAGCCTAAAAGAAGGGGGGAGGGGCAATGGAAGAACGTGTCGAAAAATTAGAAAACGGCATGGCCAAAGATCCGATCCAAATGGTTACCGAAGGGGTCGCACATGACTTTCGAAATCTGTTGGAGGCGATCCGAAGCCGGGCGACCACGGCTAAGAACCTGACCGGATCTTTGAACAGGGCCCAGAGCTTGATGTGCCAGATTGTTCAGCTGATTGATCAAAATACCCATGTTGTAGATCTTCTGGAACAGTTTGCAGATACGCGGAAGTGCCAAAAACAGGTTGTGGATCTTAATCGTGTCGTCGAAATGATATTTGAACATGCGGGATACTACATGCCGGACATTATTCTGGAGTTTGATCTACTTGGCCGGTCGATCCCTGTGGCCGTGGATGCAGAAAAAATCAGTCAGGCGGCAGGTGTGCTTCTGGAGAATGCGTATCAAGCCTTGCCTGAAAGCAAAGGCATGATCATTGTGAGCACTGATATTGTAAGTATGGTGAATGGTTCATGTGAATTTTATGGTCTTCCCGCCGGAGAATATGCCCGTTTGACAGTGGCGGACAATGGTTCGGGAATGGAAAAAGATGTGTTGACTCAAGTTTTTACACCATATTATACGGGAGAGAACGGCTGTTATCCTGGAAGAAAAGGCTTAGGGCTAACTTTGGCCCAAAATATTGTAGACAGCCATGGCGGTACGATTGACATATGGAGTACACCTGGAAGTGGATCTGCTTTTTCAATTAATTTACCCTTCTTTCAAGAATAGATCGGTTGAGGAGGACAATGGCGAAAACCGATATGGTAAATAACAGCCCCCAAACGGTTGCCGTCGGGGGTGCAGCGTTTATACTGGTGTTGGTCGTCCTTTATCTCAGCTCCCTTTACAATTACCTGTTATTCCATACGCTGGCTGAAATGTTTGCAGTGGTCACTGCCTGCAGTATTTTTGTGGTGACATGGAACGCCAGAAAGTTTTTCAAGGAAAAGCAGTTTTTCCCCTTTATCGGAATATCCTATCTTTTTGTCGGTATCTTGGACCTGGTTCATGCCATGACCTATAAAGGGGTCAATATCATAGTGGCCATTGATGCCAACATCCCAACCCAGCTCTGGGTCGCAGCCCGTTACCTTGAAAGCATTACGCTGCTTTCTGCCTTTTTTATATTTAAAGACAAAAGAAAGGCAGAAACCTATTTATTGGGGTTTACAATCATCACCATTTTGATTTTACTTTCTATATTTTATTGGCAGATCTTTCCTGACTGCTATCTTGAAAATTCGGGCGGCCTGACCCCTTTTAAAAAAAACAGCGAATACCTCATATGTGTGATTCTGCTTTCAGCACTCGGCGCCCTTTATTACAATTGGGACCGGTTTGACAAGACACTTTTCAACTGGCTACAAGCATCTATTCTGATTACCATTGTTTCTGAATTACTGTTCACAACGTATATCGGCGTCTACAGTACCGCCAATATGCTCGGCCATTATTTTAAGATCGTCTCCTTTTATTGTCTGTACAAGGCGTTGATTGAAACCGGTCTTTCGCAACCGTACAGCTTGCTGTACAAGGTGTACAAGGAT
This window of the uncultured Desulfobacter sp. genome carries:
- a CDS encoding 2-oxoacid:acceptor oxidoreductase subunit alpha, which encodes MDITILIGGAAGQGIQTIGALLAAACRKAGYFAMAVNDFESRVRGGHSFFQIRISDAPVYSPQDAVELLIALDKNTWQVHQQSLGEKSVVLADEDFSTTGQVVPVAFEQLAKESGCPLFVNTVAAAAGLRVLGAGLDTIQSTIKDHFSTLKQALLKKNLDAAQKGFEKVADVSFEKQPLADPSVPKGNLISCAKAIALGAVSADCRVGAFYPMSPATGIMLHLTELSKRLDLVVEQAEDEIAAANIVIGASFAGARAMTATSGGGFCLMTETLGLAGMTETPMVIVNAMRPGPSTGLPTRTAQGDLRFAIHASHDDFPRFVFAPGTPEQAFGQTRKAFHLSEKYQVPAIILVDQYLMDALFLMEKPFSIDKHMERFIVTDDDMPDPKKYERFAFTDSGVSPRALPCKGDALVKVSSDEHRPDGHITEDIAIRNAMMEKRHAKLPAMIEELDAPEAVFPDAHTVLIGWGSSAGAIKEAIERMRDKGVDVGCLLFSQIWPFPAGAVEKVLNNDPDREYICVEMNAGAQFAGILKEYMNIDFSGYVLKYDGRPFTAGFIVDALKEKELA
- a CDS encoding 2-oxoacid:ferredoxin oxidoreductase subunit beta, coding for MSDKGLYESAYKNQWCPGCGNFGILEAMKDALTKLNIPPEKLLIVSGIGQAAKTPHFLKCNFLHGIHGRALSLALGAKIANQDLNILVNSGDGDCYGEGGNHFIHAVRRNADMTLLVHDNRIYGLTKGQASPTSARGMTTPTQPDGVISEPLNGPALALTMGAGFVARGFSGNVKHLSDLIQAAIEYKGFSVIDIFQPCVTFNRINTAQWYKDRIYELDETKNRDDFHEAMKLAFETGDQIPVGILYARQKQEFISQIKVLEKGPLIDRPYDPDRLGKVAQEYV
- a CDS encoding ferritin-like domain-containing protein — its product is MMANLTKEERRNNVIGVLNQARAMELHAISQYMNQHYNLDDMDFGELAGKVKLIAIDEMRHAEMFAERIKELGGEPTSDLADKVSKGQKVNSIFPFDSNLEDDTIDNYNQFLEVCRQNGDSITMKIFETIIDEEQMHLNYFDNIAGHIENLGDAYLARIAGTSSATGLGTSGFAVSGEQA
- a CDS encoding response regulator transcription factor, whose amino-acid sequence is MKKIVIAEDNTLLREGLCLMIDSDPDLEVVAQAADGFSAIETTLSLKEPPDLVMMDLSMPKMDGVSAIKEIKRQRPDSRIMALTIHDSDEFILECFDAGASGYCLKDSSQDELLKAIHVVLSGKTYISPGITGTVMEGFLDGRRKLKSKTAWDSLTQREREVLKLVAEGYTSKEAANLLCISPKTVERHRSNIMNKLDLHNVSELTSLAIEKNLVGN
- a CDS encoding ATP-binding protein codes for the protein MEERVEKLENGMAKDPIQMVTEGVAHDFRNLLEAIRSRATTAKNLTGSLNRAQSLMCQIVQLIDQNTHVVDLLEQFADTRKCQKQVVDLNRVVEMIFEHAGYYMPDIILEFDLLGRSIPVAVDAEKISQAAGVLLENAYQALPESKGMIIVSTDIVSMVNGSCEFYGLPAGEYARLTVADNGSGMEKDVLTQVFTPYYTGENGCYPGRKGLGLTLAQNIVDSHGGTIDIWSTPGSGSAFSINLPFFQE